A stretch of Mytilus edulis chromosome 11, xbMytEdul2.2, whole genome shotgun sequence DNA encodes these proteins:
- the LOC139496058 gene encoding uncharacterized protein yields MPSLVEQSNTKEKFSTDLEILKTYLIAASPFGILGAHQYYSGRILWGLSYTFTLGGLGIWWLFDLFRISAIVHRRKQWKVGVNLNKIYADDVYLIWIWFGILGGHHFYLRRYKAGFLYLFTLGCFGVGWLVDLVRIPWIVRDYNLDHVEQDEITFSDAFMESLSDFDRQEIQRAIRRARYSGDDNSVFENDDGDEIEVSGHEFSGLDYSLNSSQRPKFDVGSRRESTIEDDKNVAMVTTVAIISSPDESVAASAKTEKSHKRTTDNNESFGKGKKSKYRGEKEKTVMLNPALFSALHNISENEDHPINASINRSKSIPARLCNENNLKRYSNNMLERKSSVHTFQINEINHIETNTNHNCHSANEIIINNTEATDLHINDRRKLGKSASSQSFTSTAVLNRVNSDAGEEDAATKRKRKLLMRSNTQVAGLLWYDPHDAAQNVKPNRRASESEINDNSLNSNDSVSTLPRVTKIPIRAVKKAGMKRENSLPIMSSAQTQTFSRIDEESDLETNVQKAKNILPNGRKKCHSISEEIVHIVSSASLVNVFDDVEEIPTGPDTSNKSSSNMFTAGKDTGIGLHNAISESRPMTKRSMSFPSRQISLNEDTSYQNGNVLIVDDGEHFDNSKSLRRSSTQSGIKALAPEESTKLKKRRKSFIPKLTKSKSDANTPVMKLDVNDDENTHEAWTSGDTSKPGFLTIK; encoded by the coding sequence ATGCCATCTTTAGTAGAACAAAGCAACACAAAAGAAAAATTCTCAACTGATCTAGAAATTCTGAAAACATACTTAATTGCTGCATCGCCCTTCGGAATTCTCGGTGCTCATCAGTATTACAGTGGGAGAATTTTATGGGGATTGTCATACACGTTCACATTAGGAGGTTTGGGCATTTGGTGGCTATTTGATTTGTTTAGAATTTCCGCCATTGTTCACAGGCGGAAACAATGGAAAGTTGGAGTTAATCTAAACAAAATATACGCAGACGATGTGTACCTGATTTGGATATGGTTTGGAATATTGGGAGGACATCATTTTTACCTCCGACGATATAAAGCAGGGTTTTTGTATCTATTTACATTAGGTTGTTTTGGCGTCGGGTGGTTGGTAGATCTCGTTAGAATTCCGTGGATTGTACGTGATTATAATTTGGACCATGTTGAACAGGACGAAATTACATTTAGCGATGCTTTTATGGAGTCGTTATCAGATTTTGACCGACAAGAAATACAACGTGCCATAAGGCGCGCTCGCTACAGTGGTGATGATAATTCTGTCTTTGAAAACGATGACGGAGATGAAATCGAAGTAAGTGGTCATGAGTTTTCCGGATTAGATTATTCTTTAAATAGTTCACAACGACCAAAATTTGACGTAGGCTCAAGAAGAGAGTCAACTATTGAAGATGATAAAAACGTAGCCATGGTAACAACAGTGGCAATAATCTCTAGTCCAGATGAATCCGTTGCAGCATCTGCAAAAACCGAAAAGTCACATAAACGAACGACAGATAATAACGAGTCCTTTGGTAAAGGCAAAAAGTCTAAATATCGGGGCGAGAAAGAGAAAACGGTAATGTTAAACCCTGCTTTATTTAGTGCTTTACATAATATTAGCGAGAATGAGGACCATCCGATCAATGCATCTATAAATCGTTCAAAGAGTATTCCAGCAAGATTGTGCAATGAAAATAACTTAAAAAGATATTCTAACAATATGCTAGAAAGAAAATCATCAGTGCATACGTTTCAAATAAACGAAATCAATCACATCGAAACAAATACAAATCATAACTGTCATAGTGCAaatgaaattataataaacaatacGGAAGCTACAGACCTTCATATAAATGATAGAAGAAAGCTTGGAAAATCTGCGAGTTCACAATCCTTCACATCTACAGCTGTTCTCAATCGTGTAAATTCTGATGCAGGTGAAGAGGATGCTGCAACTAAGCGGAAGCGGAAGCTGCTCATGCGATCCAACACGCAAGTAGCTGGATTATTGTGGTATGATCCTCATGACGCTGCACAAAATGTTAAACCAAATCGTAGAGCAAGTGAGAGtgaaataaatgataattcattAAATAGTAATGATTCAGTTTCAACACTTCCTAGAGTAACGAAAATTCCTATACGTGCAGTAAAAAAGGCAGGCATGAAAAGAGAGAATTCTCTTCCAATTATGTCGTCTGCGCAAACGCAAACTTTTTCAAGAATTGACGAGGAATCAGACCTTGAAACAAATgttcaaaaagcaaaaaatatactTCCAAATGGTAGGAAAAAGTGTCACAGCATCTCCGAGGAAATTGTTCATATTGTATCGTCTGCTTCGTTAGTCAATGTTTTTGATGACGTAGAAGAAATTCCAACAGGTCCAGATACGTCAAATAAATCGTCATCAAACATGTTTACAGCAGGTAAAGATACAGGTATAGGACTTCATAATGCCATTTCTGAAAGTAGACCAATGACTAAACGATCAATGAGTTTTCCTAGTCGACAAATATCACTTAATGAAGACACGTCTTATCAAAATGGCAATGTGCTTATTGTTGATGACGGAGAACATTTTGACAATTCGAAGTCGTTAAGACGTTCGTCCACCCAATCTGGGATAAAAGCATTAGCACCTGAAGAAAGTACAAAACTTAAGAAGAGGAGAAAATCATTTATTCCGAAGCTAACTAAATCTAAGTCag
- the LOC139496059 gene encoding heat shock 70 kDa protein 12A-like gives MEDLRKHLMVAAVDFGTTYSGYSFSMRADWEDNPLKISNPIWRAGSRQFVSEKTPTCLLLNSNREFVAFGFEAENKWIDLLLDNEHKDYYYFERFKMNLHNNKNITSGMMLDDITGTKRLPAFHVFKLSIQYLVNHLLDVLKKRGNLVKHDEVQYVLTVPAIWTDRAKRFMRSCAEGAGIPTNNLILALEPEAASIFCQFLSTEKLKGSDPGFTMTAEGTKFMVVDLGGGTADITVHEKAANGHLKEKHRAIGNDCGGTSIDRRFFKLFEEIIGKTTMDSLKKESPLAYIDLIREFESVKRTVETETKTKVTMTIPVVALETSCQKVHNKNLESLLADSSYSKDIKLAQDKIRINVEVFNKMFMPSVDSVISLMKEIFQDKSLKDVTHLLMVGGFSDCQLMHDAVRQAFPEKKIIIPEEAGLAVLKGAVLFGHDPEYIQSRIMRCSYGVKTNVPWHEKKYDRKHYAVMEGEERCDNIFSLIVGKDESVEAGMLVKKSFFTPFKHQDKMEIMVYVSDETTPGYVDDDTCSLLCTPTITFSDTCEYRRWVDVEFVLGKTEIDLIAHDRNSGKAISAKFDLN, from the exons ATGGAGGATTTAAGGAAACATCTAATGGTTGCTGCTGTAGACTTTGGCACTACATATTCCGGCTATTCGTTTTCAATGAGGGCGGACTGGGAAGACAACCCTTTGAAAATCAGTAACCCAATATGGAGGGCAGGAAGTCGACAATTCGTGTCAGAGAAAACACCAACATGTTTATTATTGAATAGTAATCGAGAGTTTGTAGCCTTTGGATTCGAAGCTGAAAATAAGTGGATAGATTTATTGTTGGATAACGAACATAAGGACTATTACTATTTTGAACGTTTTAAAATGAATCTACACAATAACAAG aATATAACAAGTGGTATGATGTTAGATGATATAACTGGTACAAAACGACTGCCAGCTTTCCATGTGTTTAAGTTATCAATCCAATATTTGGTAAACCATTTGTTAGATGTTTTGAAAAAACGAGGAAATTTAGTAAAACATGACGAGGTTCAATATGTGCTGACAGTTCCTGCTATATGGACGGATAGAGCCAAAAGATTCATGAGGTCTTGTGCTGAAGGG GCTGGGATTCCCACAAACAACTTGATACTTGCACTTGAACCAGAGGCAGCATCCATTTTCTGTCAGTTTTTATCAACTGAAAAATTAAAAGGATCTGACCCAGGATTCACAATGACAGCCGAAGGGACAAAATTCATGGTGGTTGATCTTGGAG GCGGCACTGCAGACATAACTGTTCACGAGAAAGCTGCAAATGGTCACTTGAAAGAAAAACATAGAGCTATCGGAAATGATTGCGGTGGAACATCGATTGATAGAAGGTTTTTTAAGCTTTTCGAAGAAATTATCGGAAAGACCACAATGGATTCATTAAAAAAGGAGAGCCCTCTAGCATATATAGATCTAATAAGAGAATTTGAATCCGTGAAAAGAACGGTTGAAACTGAAACAAAAACTAAAGTAACTATGACAATCCCGGTTGTTGCGCTTGAAACATCATGTCAGAAAGTTCACAACAAGAATTTAGAGTCTCTGTTGGCTGATTCGTCatattcaaaagacataaaaCTAGCACAAGATAAAATTCGTATTAATGTTGAGGTTTTCAATAAGATGTTTATGCCTTCCGTTGATAGTGTTATATCACTTATGAAAGAGATTTTTCAAGATAAATCATTGAAGGACGTGACGCATTTGCTAATGGTAGGAGGTTTCTCAGATTGTCAACTAATGCACGACGCAGTTCGCCAAGCATTTCCggagaagaaaataataattccAGAAGAAGCTGGGTTAGCAGTGCTTAAAGGGGCCGTTTTATTCGGCCATGATCCAGAGTATATACAGTCACGCATCATGCGATGCAGTTATGGTGTCAAAACGAATGTCCCTTggcatgaaaaaaaatatgacagaaaacACTATGCAGTTATGGAAGGGGAGGAAAGGTGTGACAATATATTTTCTCTTATCGTCGGAAAAGACGAAAGCGTTGAAGCAGGAATGTTAGTTAAGAAATCTTTCTTTACACCTTTCAAACATCAGGACAAAATGGAGATAATGGTGTATGTATCTGATGAGACAACACCAGGATATGTTGACGATGATACGTGTTCTTTGCTATGTACACCGACAATCACTTTTTCAGACACTTGTGAGTATAGGCGATGGGTAGACGTAGAATTTGTCCTTGGAAAAACTGAAATTGACCTCATAGCTCACGATAGAAATTCTGGGAAGGCGATATCAGCAAAGTTTGATCTAAATTAA